The region TGAAAGACCACATATTTCAAACGTTTGCAACTTTACAAAACCGACCGAAACAAAACCTTCGTTATTGACTTTTAATGAAGTAACAACTTTATTCCATGAATTTGGGCACGGGTTGCACGGAATGCTGGCAAACACAGTTTATCCAAGTTTATCCGGAACTTCTGTTTATTGGGATTTCGTAGAATTACCAAGTCAGATTATGGAAAACTGGTGTTACGAGCCGGAAGCTTTGGCTTTGTTTGCGAATCACTACGAAACGGGAGAAATCATTCCGATTGAGTATGTTCAGAAAATTAAAGAAAGTGCCAGTTTTCAAGAAGGTTTGGCAACGTTGCGTCAGTTAAGTTTCGGACTTTTAGATATGGCTTGGCACGGACAAGATCCAACTGCTATTACCGATTTAAAAACTTTCGAAACAGAACAATTTGCGAGCACACAATTATATCCTGATGTAAAAGAAAATGCAATGAGTACAGCGTTTTCTCATATTTTCCAAGGCGGATATTCTTCTGGATATTACAGTTACAAATGGGCTGAAGTTCTGGATGCTGATGCTTTTGAATATTTCCAAGAAAATGGAATCTTCAATGAAGAAATTGCGAAGAAATTCAAAGATAATGTGCTTTCAAAAGGAGGAACAGAACATCCGATGACTTTATACAAACGTTTTAGAGGACAAGAACCTAAACCTGAAGCTTTATTGAAAAGAGCAGGTCTTTTATAATCTTAGATTTCTGATTTTAGATTTTAGATTATTTAATCTTTGTCTATAGTAAATTTTATATTAAACCGAAGTATTTCAACTTCGGTTTTTTTATTTGATTTTACTTAGAAATAAATTTAGTTATCTTCGTATTTTTAAATCTTAATCTTACAAATACAAGCCGTGAAAAAATATTTCAAAATAGCACTTTATCTTGCAATAATTGGGTTAATTGCAATTGTTTCTGTTAATTATTACGTAAAAAATTCTACCAAAAAATACATTCACTATTCAATTAAAAAATTTCCTAAGAATGATGTCGGAATTATTTTTGGCGCAGGAATTAACGGAAATCAGCCAAGCAAATATTTAAAAGATCGCCTGGATGCCGGAATTATGCTTTGGAAAGCAAAACGCATCAATAAAATTTTACTTTCCGGAGATAATGGACGTGATGAATATGACGAACTAACGGTGATGAAAAATTATTGTTATAATCACGGCGTTGACACCACCAAAATTTTTATTGATTATGCAGGTTTCGATACGTATTCGACAATGTATCGTGCGAAACATATTTTTAAGATTAAGAAAGCAACTTTAATTTCGCAAGAATATCATTTAAATCGAGCTATTTTCATCGGAAATAAATTGGGAGTAAAATCAGTTGGGTATTCAGCTAATCAAGGAGAATATTTGGGTTATAAATATGTAACTTTTAGAGAATACGGTTCTGTTTTTAAATCCTTTTTTGATGTTTTACGAAATCGAGAACCTCGTTTTTTAGGAGGAGAAATTAATATTAATGGAGAATCGAATTATTCTAAAGAAGATAAACGATAAAACTATTGAAGAACATTTCGCTCCGCTGGAGCTCTGTGATAGTTGAAAACCGAATTTGCTATAGATATTCTGCTCCGCTGGAGCAATAAAAAAGGACTGATTCACTTTTGAGACAGTCCTTTTTTAAGTTCTAAAAACAAAATCTTTACTCTTGCTTCTTGCTTCTATTCCCTCTCTACTCTTTCTCCAAAACTCTATTAGCTAATTTCCCAACCGTCAAGCCTTGAACTACGATAGAAAATAAAACCACAATATAAGTTACTTCCAACAAGAGATTTTTGTATTCGCTTTCCGGCATAGAAAGTACTAACGCAATAGAAACTCCACCACGAATTCCGCCCCAAACTAAAACCATTAACGAACCTTTGTTGTAAGCCGATTTAATTCCGAAAAACTTAAAAATGTCGAAGAATTTCCAAGGTAAAACTATAGAGGTTAATCTTGAAAAAAGAACTATAAAAATTGCTACAAAACCTGTCAGTAATTGTTTATTCAAATCTGGAAGTAATAACAATTCGAAACCAATAAATAAGAACAAAACAGCATTTAAAATCTCATCAATAAGTTCCCAGAATTTACCTAAATAATCTTTGGTCACTTCACTCATTGCTACTTTCTTACCATAATTTCCAATAATTAATCCGGCAACAACCATCGCAAGCGGACTAGAAACGTGTAAAGCCTGAGCCACTAAAAATCCTCCTGTAACAATAGAAAGCGTGATTAAAACCGAAACTTTATAATCATCGATCTTTTTCATCACTTTTGAAGCTGTAAATCCGAAAACCGCTCCTAATAAAAGTCCGCCGATTCCTTCCTTAATAAACAACCATGATATTGAACCAAAAGTAGCCTCAAATGTTGGATCGGTTGCCATTTTTAGAACAACGGCAAACATTACTACTGCTACTCCATCATTAAATAATGATTCTCCAACAATTTTAGTTTCGATTCTTTTTGGGACTTTAGCTTCTTTCAGAACTCCTAAAACCACAATTGGGTCAGTAGGAGAAATTAAGGTTCCAAAAACTAAGCAAAATATATAAGGAATATTGATTCCTAAAAGCGGTGCAATATAATAGAGTAAAACCGAAATAATTAAAGCTGATAAAACGACACTTACCGTCGAATAAATCATGATGGACACTTTTTGTTCTTTCAAATCAAACATGTTTACATGCAACGCTCCTGCGAATAAAAGAAAATTCAACATAGCTCCCATTAAAATTTCGTTGAAATCAAATTGTTTTATCAGATCAAAAAAATGCTTGGTTGTTGAAGGAAAATAAGAGTCTCCCAAAAGACGAATTCCGACTGAAACCAACATCGCAATAATCATAATTCCGATGGTTCCCGGAAGTTTTAAAAATCTTAAATTTAAATAGGCGAAGAAAGATGCCAATACAATTAGCACCGAAAAAGTGTAGTATAATTCCATAAAATGTGATTTTTACAAAAATAGCTGTATCATTATTTAATCAAAAATTTCAAGGTTTGAATTAACATAACTTTATAATTTGTTAAATAAGTTTCAATTATTTTTGAAAGTTTAAAAACTTTTACTTACATTTGACTCATGGAATTCAAAGAAGCAAAAAATAAGTTTGTACAAACCTGGGGAGCATTAGGTTCTCAGTGGGGAATTAATAAAACGATGGCACAGATCCACGCTTTATTAATGGTCTCAAACGAACCTGTTTCTATGGAAGACATTATGGAAGAATTACAGATTTCCCGCGGAAATGCAAGTATGAACCTAAGAGGTTTAATGGATTGGGGAATTGTTTACAAAGAATTTAAAGCAGGTGAAAGAAAAGAGTTTTTCACAGCAGAAAAAGATCTGGACGAATTAGCAGTTAAAATTTCCAGAGAAAGAAGCAAAAGAGAAATTAAACCTACTCTTAAGATCTTAAAAGAAGTTTCGACAATTGAAGCTAATAATTCGGCAGAAGAAAAACACTTTGTAGACCAAACTTCCAAATTGTATGATTTCGTTTTAAAAGCAGATAATATGCTGGACAAAATGACTGAGTTTAATGATAACTGGCTTGGAAAATTGTTTATGAAAATGATGAAGTAAATCTTCAGATTAAAAAAATTTAAACTAAACTTTCATTTTTTTCTGAAAGTTTAAAACAATCAATAACTATGAAAGCAATAAATTATCTTAATTACTTTTTTGTTGGAACACTGATTATATTGATTGTATTCGGATTATTGAGTAATGAGAGCAGTGGAAATATTACTGGAAGCGGGTTTCTGTTTTTAATATTAACCGGCTTATTTCAAGTGATTTTCGGTATAAAAATGCTTATAGACGAACCGAAAGATAAAAACCTCCAATATTACATAAAAGGAGTTTGTTTCTTTTTTGTCTTATCGTTTATAAATGGCTTCATTTTAAATTATCAGATTCTATATTTTATCCTGTTTGCAATTCCAATTATACTGGCAATTTTCTTTTCTATAATAACCTATAAAAAAGCACACCAATGAACTTCTTAAAAGCAGAATGGAAAAATTTAGCACTTTTCAATTATGAAGTTGAAGCTAAACTATTAGAAAAATATCTTCCAGCAGGAACTGAGATTGATATTTGGAACAACAAATGTTATGTCAGTCTGGTTGGATTTATGTTTAAAAACACCAAAGTTTTAGGATTGAAAGTTCCGTTTCATGTTGACTTTGAAGAAGTGAATTTGAGATTTTATGTAAAACGTTTTGAAAATGGCGAATGGAAACGCGGAGTGGTTTTCATCAAAGAAATTGTTCCTAAAAAGGCGATTACTTTTATCGCAAACACTTTGTATCAGGAACATTATGAAACTCAGAAAATGAGACATGAAATTCATGAAAATGAAGAGCGTAATACTTTCATTTATCAATGGAAAAATGATAAAGAATGGAATACGATGGAATTACAAACTAAAAATATTCCAATAGAAATTGAAGTTGATTCTGAAGCTGGATTCATCACAGAACATTATTTCGGATATAC is a window of Flavobacterium crocinum DNA encoding:
- a CDS encoding SanA/YdcF family protein — its product is MKKYFKIALYLAIIGLIAIVSVNYYVKNSTKKYIHYSIKKFPKNDVGIIFGAGINGNQPSKYLKDRLDAGIMLWKAKRINKILLSGDNGRDEYDELTVMKNYCYNHGVDTTKIFIDYAGFDTYSTMYRAKHIFKIKKATLISQEYHLNRAIFIGNKLGVKSVGYSANQGEYLGYKYVTFREYGSVFKSFFDVLRNREPRFLGGEININGESNYSKEDKR
- a CDS encoding cation:proton antiporter; this translates as MELYYTFSVLIVLASFFAYLNLRFLKLPGTIGIMIIAMLVSVGIRLLGDSYFPSTTKHFFDLIKQFDFNEILMGAMLNFLLFAGALHVNMFDLKEQKVSIMIYSTVSVVLSALIISVLLYYIAPLLGINIPYIFCLVFGTLISPTDPIVVLGVLKEAKVPKRIETKIVGESLFNDGVAVVMFAVVLKMATDPTFEATFGSISWLFIKEGIGGLLLGAVFGFTASKVMKKIDDYKVSVLITLSIVTGGFLVAQALHVSSPLAMVVAGLIIGNYGKKVAMSEVTKDYLGKFWELIDEILNAVLFLFIGFELLLLPDLNKQLLTGFVAIFIVLFSRLTSIVLPWKFFDIFKFFGIKSAYNKGSLMVLVWGGIRGGVSIALVLSMPESEYKNLLLEVTYIVVLFSIVVQGLTVGKLANRVLEKE
- a CDS encoding GbsR/MarR family transcriptional regulator, with translation MEFKEAKNKFVQTWGALGSQWGINKTMAQIHALLMVSNEPVSMEDIMEELQISRGNASMNLRGLMDWGIVYKEFKAGERKEFFTAEKDLDELAVKISRERSKREIKPTLKILKEVSTIEANNSAEEKHFVDQTSKLYDFVLKADNMLDKMTEFNDNWLGKLFMKMMK
- a CDS encoding YqjF family protein — protein: MNFLKAEWKNLALFNYEVEAKLLEKYLPAGTEIDIWNNKCYVSLVGFMFKNTKVLGLKVPFHVDFEEVNLRFYVKRFENGEWKRGVVFIKEIVPKKAITFIANTLYQEHYETQKMRHEIHENEERNTFIYQWKNDKEWNTMELQTKNIPIEIEVDSEAGFITEHYFGYTKIDEETTFEYEVTHPRWEQLEVLNHRIDIDFEKNYGSDFRFLQTQKPTSVFLAKGSKITVKNKRKIELIPIQEELYA